DNA sequence from the Malus sylvestris chromosome 10, drMalSylv7.2, whole genome shotgun sequence genome:
CAGCACTTTGACATCGTTGCTCGTTGTCAGGTAACAGAAAATCTTGCACTTGTGTGGTCACATTTTGCTGTTTTCTCATGAGTTTTATTATCTTCTCAGGGTGGAGCTAATGCTGGACACACCATTTACAATGCAGAGGGAAAGAAGTTTGCACTTCACCTTGTTCCCTCGGGTATTCTTAATGAAGAAACTCTTTGTGTTATTGGGAACGGAGTTGTGGTGCATCTTCCAGGGCTCTTTAAAGAGATTGATGGCCTTCAATCTAATGGAGTCTCCTGCAAGGGAAGAATATTGGTCTCTGATCGTGCTCACCTGTTATTTGATTTTCACCAAGTAGTGGATGGACTTCGAGAATCTGAGCTTGCTAAATCTTTCATTGGCACTACCAAGAGAGGTATTGGACCTTGTTACTCTAACAAGGTTATCCGAAATGGAATTCGAGTGAGTGACTTGAGGCACATGGATACTTTTCCTCAGAAGCTAGATCTTCTATTATCAGACGTTGCATCAAGATTCCGAGGTTTTGAGTATGGCCCCCATGTGCTCAAAGAAGAGGTTGAAAAGTACAAGAGATTTGCTGAGAGATTGGAACCCTTCATTGCTGATACTGTGCTTGTTGTGAATGAAGCCATCTCtgagaagaaaaatattttggtCGAAGGGGGTCAAGCAACAATGTTGGATATTGACTTTGGAACTTACCCCTATGTAACATCCTCTAGCCCGTCAGCCGGTGGGATTTGCACTGGTCTCGGAATTGCTCCCAGAGTTTTAGGTGATCTGGTTGGAGTGGTAAGTAGATGTTACTCTTGTAGTTGCagaatttcattttcatttgacTGGTGTAGTCATTGTCACCCTTGGCCTGaatatagttttattttttcggGTTACAGTATATAGGTTTTTTACATTATTGTTTCTAGTTATTTTCTTCTTGCCTATATATTTTGCTTCACTAATGGAATTGTACAAAGGCCAATTGAGGTGGTGGTGTATGTTGCTAACTTGAATTTTGTCTCTGCAGGTGAAAGCGTACACTACAAGAGTTGGTTCCGGTCCTTTTCCCACAGAAATCTTGGGTCATGGGGGTGACCTCCTTAGGTTTGCTGGTCAGGAGTTTGGCACAACTACTGGCCGCCCTCGTCGTTGTGGTTGGCTTGATATAGCAGCACTGAAGTATTGCTGTCAGATTAATGGCTTTTCTTCTCTCAATCTCACCAAACTTGATGTTTTGTCTGATCTTCCCGAAATTCAGTTGGGTGTTGCCTACAAACAGATTGATGGTACCCCTATCAAATCGTTCCCTGCAGACCTTCGTGATCTTGAGCAACTAAAGGCATGTCGTCCCCTCTCCCCTCTATTTAGATGTTACGTTTTTACTGAATTTTCGTCGCCTGCTTATATTTTGATTTCTAATGTTCATGTTTAATCTTGTTGTTAGttactgcttttctatgttcAGGTGGAATACGAAGTATTGCCCGGATGGAAGACAGATATTTCTTCTGTCAGAAACTACTCCGACCTTCCAAAGGCCGCACGTCAGTACGTGGAAAGGATAGAAGAACTGGTTGGTGTACCCGTCCATTACATTGGCGTCGGGCCTGGGCGTGATGCACTCATTTACAAATAATCTTCACAATATTTCCTTGAGATTCCAGATGATTTTCAGACCATCACAAGAAGTAATATGAAGCTTCAATTCTCGGAGGAATTTATTCCCTTCTATGTTGGGAGATTTTCAATTTTACTTTCCAGATTAGAACTAGTTTTTCAAGGGTATAAGCTTGATGTAACACCGTATCCACCCGAGGCCACGCGAAATCCATGTCGTGTTTAACCATTGGGGGATTTTTGTTTCAGTTGCATTGCTTGTCCATGTTTCGAAGTCTGTTACCTCTTGTTATCTACTCAGATTCACAACAGTGACCCTCTGGGAGAGCGGAGCGGGAGCAGCAGGCTTGTTTTTGCTATGCTTGACACCGGGGCAAAGGGCTTTTCGCGCAATTGGTTAAAAGCATTAACCCTTGTATTTTTTGAAGCGAAATTTCCTACACGAGGAAATACCTCCATAGATTCGTTGACCGCAATCCTCACGTTCGTTGAATTAAGGGGCGTCCACGAATTGTCTTTCTCCAAAGCCTCGTCTAGGGGGTACCTGCAAAAGATACTTCGACGCTCAAGTCAGTTATATTTTCTAAGGCAAAATAGGGGAAGAGTGAGTTTTTCAATCGCATGAGGCCATGAAATTATATTCTCTAAGGCAAGCTAAAACTTTAAGCACTTGTTAAGGCCAAATTTGTGGAAGTCAATTTTTCTAAGGCCAAATTTACCGAAGGTAAATTTACCAAAGCCTCCATTTCGTTCGCCTAACTTATGAATGCTCTACTAGCTTTCTTTACGTAATTCGTGAAAGTACTCTTCGCACAATGACATTCTTCGCATATGAAAGCCAACTTACACTTTGGCATAACCTTCGCATAACTTACGAACAACACTCCTTGCGTaattcatcattttggtccctgagatttcaaatcgataaaagtggtccctgagattgtctaccatccatcattttggtctttcagttaaaaactccgttaagtgttcTGGAGCTCTTGACCGGaggtttgggcaattttcaaagattcgtaactcaatcgtttcttaaccaaattcgacccgtaatatatcaaaat
Encoded proteins:
- the LOC126586693 gene encoding adenylosuccinate synthetase 2, chloroplastic-like; its protein translation is MNNLSSLRALDSSPLASPRSFGPHHRRPILLQRLRNAVVCSVKPSIATPSPLSVDGSPNQGINRIESLTQVSGVLGCQWGDEGKGKLVDILAQHFDIVARCQGGANAGHTIYNAEGKKFALHLVPSGILNEETLCVIGNGVVVHLPGLFKEIDGLQSNGVSCKGRILVSDRAHLLFDFHQVVDGLRESELAKSFIGTTKRGIGPCYSNKVIRNGIRVSDLRHMDTFPQKLDLLLSDVASRFRGFEYGPHVLKEEVEKYKRFAERLEPFIADTVLVVNEAISEKKNILVEGGQATMLDIDFGTYPYVTSSSPSAGGICTGLGIAPRVLGDLVGVVKAYTTRVGSGPFPTEILGHGGDLLRFAGQEFGTTTGRPRRCGWLDIAALKYCCQINGFSSLNLTKLDVLSDLPEIQLGVAYKQIDGTPIKSFPADLRDLEQLKVEYEVLPGWKTDISSVRNYSDLPKAARQYVERIEELVGVPVHYIGVGPGRDALIYK